One window of Robiginitalea biformata HTCC2501 genomic DNA carries:
- a CDS encoding porin family protein — translation MNTLVRLLIPMLILASTQLALGQEPYENRVESLKEMREQVSLQEKEALKQEILRIEERLIDGEITEAEAAQLKEAAAEKRALNIADRLNMIDREIALLERNEGEVLGTRKNRDDAGEVVGFNIRFNDEDVFSWRERNRPVKYDRRTYSDLVVAVGFNNAMASGRSLEEAPYKLAGSRFFEIGWSWRTRVFNNSNFLRFHYGVSLQFNGLKPEGNQYFVAEDGQTNLQEFEYELDKSKFRMDNLVVPVYLEFGPSRYKEYEDHFRYSLENQFRIGLGGYGGFNLGARQKLKYTRDGERVKDKLKRGYNTSDLVYGLAGYIGVEGVLLYAKYDLNPIFENAAVDEHNLSMGLRFDL, via the coding sequence ATGAACACATTAGTACGCCTGTTAATCCCGATGTTGATCCTCGCAAGTACACAACTCGCCCTGGGTCAAGAACCTTATGAAAATCGCGTCGAATCCCTCAAAGAGATGCGGGAGCAGGTCTCCCTTCAGGAGAAGGAGGCGTTGAAACAGGAAATCCTGCGCATTGAGGAGCGCCTGATTGACGGGGAGATTACGGAGGCGGAGGCAGCACAGCTCAAAGAAGCCGCCGCTGAAAAACGCGCCCTGAATATCGCGGACCGGCTCAACATGATCGACCGGGAGATTGCCCTGCTGGAGCGGAACGAAGGTGAAGTGCTCGGCACCCGGAAGAACCGTGATGATGCCGGGGAGGTGGTGGGCTTCAACATCCGGTTTAACGACGAGGATGTGTTTAGCTGGCGCGAACGGAACCGGCCGGTAAAATATGACCGCCGCACGTATTCCGACCTGGTGGTGGCCGTGGGCTTTAACAACGCCATGGCTTCCGGCCGGAGCCTGGAGGAGGCCCCCTATAAACTCGCCGGCAGCCGGTTTTTTGAGATTGGCTGGTCCTGGCGGACCCGGGTTTTCAACAACAGTAATTTTTTGCGGTTCCATTACGGGGTATCCCTGCAATTCAATGGCTTAAAACCGGAGGGCAACCAGTATTTCGTAGCCGAGGACGGGCAAACCAACCTGCAGGAATTTGAGTACGAGCTGGACAAATCCAAATTCCGGATGGACAATCTGGTGGTGCCCGTGTACCTGGAATTCGGGCCTTCGCGCTACAAGGAGTACGAGGACCATTTCCGGTATTCCCTGGAGAACCAGTTCCGCATCGGGCTGGGCGGGTACGGCGGCTTCAACCTGGGGGCGCGCCAGAAACTCAAGTACACCCGGGACGGGGAACGCGTAAAAGACAAACTGAAAAGGGGCTACAATACCTCCGACCTGGTCTATGGCCTGGCCGGGTACATCGGCGTGGAAGGGGTGCTGCTCTATGCCAAGTACGACCTGAACCCCATATTTGAAAACGCGGCGGTGGACGAGCACAACCTGTCCATGGGCCTGCGATTTGACCTTTGA